In Fimbriimonadaceae bacterium, the genomic window CGGGCTACCCGACGAAGAAGCCACTCCCGACGCTTCGTCAAAGCTGGTGAAAGCTGTGCTGGCCAAAATCCCGATTCAGGTCGTCTTTACCCGCGGCAGGACCACTTAGCCCATTGGAATCTTCACGTTTGCCTTCGAGGCAAACGCTCTGGCTTCAGGGTAACCCGCGTCGACATGGCGGATGATTCCCATTCCCGGATCGGACGTCAGCACCCGCTCCAGCCGTTGGGCTGCGGAAGGCGTACCGTCCACCACCACCACCATGCCGGCATGCTGGGAGTAGCCGATGCCAACACCCCCGCCGTTGTGGATCGATACCCATGATGCCCCGGCAGCGGTGTTGACTAGCGCGTTGAGCAACGCCCAGTCCGCAACGGCGTCCGTGCCATCCCGCATTCCCTCCGTTTCACGGTTCGGAGAGGCGACAGATCCGCAGTCGAGATGGTCTCGGCCAATCACAATCGGGGCCGAGAGCTGACCGCTGGCTACCATCTCGTTGAACTTCAACCCGGCCTTGTCGCGCTCGCCGTAGCCGAGCCAGCAGATTCGGGCCGGAAGGCCCTGAAAGTGGATGCGCTGCTGGGCCTTGGTCATCCATCTTCGAAGCGAAGCATTGTCTGGGAAGAGGTCGAGTACGGCTTGGTCGGTTTTGGCGATATCTTCTGGATCGCCGGACAAGGCGGCCCAACGGAACGGCCCTTTCCCTTCGCAAAACAGAGGGCGAATGTACTCGGGGACGAACCCAGGAATGTCAAACGCATTGCTTACGCCTGCCTCGAAGGCGAACGCACGTATGTTGTTCCCATAGTCGAAGGTGACGGCGCCCATGCGCTTGAGGTCGAGCATCGCACGGACATGAACTCCCATCGATTCAATCGACCGCTTTGTGTATTCCCCAGGACTTTGACGAAGTTCTTCCGCCTCAGTGAGCGTCATTCCCGATGGCACGTAGCCATTTAATGGGTCATGTGCGCTCGTTTGATCCGTCAGGATGTCGGGAACGATCCCTCGCCTGACCATTTCCGGGATAACATCCGCACAGTTCCCAACCAGACCTACCGAAATCGGCGGATTTCCATCCAGCATCTGCAGCGCTTCGTCGAGCGAGTAGGCAATCTTGTCGCAGTAACCCGACTTTAGGCGCTTCTCGATGCGACTTGGATCGACGTCGATGCCCAAGAAGGCCGCCCCATTCATCGTGGCCGCGAGAGGTTGAGCGCCGCCCATACCCCCCATACCTCCGCTCACGACGAGCTTCCGTTCCAGCGATCCACCGAAATGCCGGTCGGCACAGGCGGCAAACGTCTCGAACGTGCCTTGAACGATTCCCTGGGACCCAATGTAAATCCACGAGCCGGCCGTCATTTGGCCGTACATCATCAGGCCCTTGCGTTCGAGCTCGTTGAAGTGATCCCAGTTGGACCATTTGCCCACCAGATTCGAATTGGCGATCAGGACCCGTGGGGCCTGGTCGTGGGTGCGGAAGACGCCAACCGGCTTTCCGCTCTGAATGAGCAAGGTCTCATCGTTTTCCAGTTCACGAAGGCACGCGACAATTGCATCGAAGCACTGCCAATTCCGTGCCGCCTTGCCGGTGCCGCCATAGACAATCAGGTCCTCGGGCCGTTCGGCCACGTCGGGGTCGAGATTGTTCATCAACATCCGCATGGCCGCCTCTTGGTGCCAGCCCTTACAACTCAATGCGGATCCCCGCGGAGAACGAACGGCGGTGGTCGTCATCGCGAGTTCGATTATGGCGGCTAAACTCCGCATCGGCATGATCACCGTGTATGGGACCGTGTGCCTCGATCGGCTGCGCCGCGTTGCAAAGCTTCCTCCTTTGGGTGGCTACGCCGAAATCCTCGGGGAGCAGGTTTTTCTTGGGGGCGAAGCTGCGAACACGGCAGTTGCCTTGCGATATTGGGAGGCGAACGTGGAGGTAATTGGCAACGAGATAGGCGACGACGACTCAGGCCAATGGCTCCGAAACGCCTTGCGCGACCGGAACCTCTCCGATGCCGGCATCCCGACCAGCAGTGTGGTGACGCCGTTCACCGACATTTACGTCACGCCAGACGGCGAGCGAACGATGTTCGGCATGGGCTTTGCCGACATGTATCTCCACAGCCCGGTTAACGCAATCCGGCCCAGAGCAGGAGACTGGATTACCTTCGATCCCAACCACGGCATCGCCGCCCGGCAAGCCGCCGTCACGGCCCGAGCAGCCGGAATGCGAATCTATGCCTTGGACTTCAACGGCGAGGACGAGCCGATCGATGCTGACACCTTTTGGCAATCGAGCACGGATTGGGTTGGTTACCGTGGCAACACGCAGCGAAATGTCGAATTCGTTCGCAAGTGGGTGGACCGATATGGCTGCTACGCCATCCTAAGCGACGGGCCCAACGGTTTCGTGGCTGGGTCCACAGAACACGAGATTCGGCATTACCCGCCATTTCCTTGCCCCAAACTGGTTGATTCGACCGGAGCCGGCGACGTCTTTCGTGCCGGAATGCTGTTCGGTCTTTCCCAAGTCTGGAGCCTGCCCGACTGCCTGCGGTTCGCTTCGGTCGCAGGCTGCTTAAACTGCCGCGGTCTTGGCGCTACTGGGGATCTGCCGACTAAGGACGAGATCCTTTCCTTTGTTGCCCGCCATCCGGGCGTAGCATCGCATTACGGCTAGCCCGACTGCCACAATGGGTTCAGATGCTTACCGTTGCCGTTGCCGTCCTTGCGATTTCGACTCAAGCCTCCCAAAATCTGCCGCGCAACTTCCAGTATCCAGAGCTGATGTGCAGCCTGAGCAGCAACGTGATTAACGAGAGTTCTGGAATCGGGGCAAGCAGGGCCGAAGACGGAATGTTTTTCACCCACAACGACAGCGGTGACTCGGCTCGCTTCTTCAAGTTCGATTCGACGGGAAAGGTCTTGGGTAGTTTCGCCCTGCAGGGCGCCACGGCCATCGATTGGGAGGACATGGCCACGGCCGTGGTGGACGGAATTCCCTACGTTTACATCGGTGACATCGGAGACAACCTTCGCATTAGGACCTCGATCAAAGTACACCGATTGCTCGAACCACTCCAATCGCAAGGCACGATCACGAAATTCGAAACCTATACGCTTACGTATCCCGACCGGGCTCATAACGCGGAAACCCTGATGGTCCGGCCCCAAACTGGGGACATCTACATTGTCACCAAGATCTCCGGCGAGGACAGCAAGGTCTTTAAGTGCCCAAAGCCGGATGGTAGCGGCAACTATGTGCTGCAGGAAGTCGGACGCCTTCGCATTGGTACGAACATGGGAGCGACCCAATTGATTACGGGTGGCGACATTTCCGGCGATGGCAAATACGTCGTGATCCGCGGAATGTATGCCGCCCACGAATTCAAAGCGCCCGCCGGCAACTTCGACGGCTGGTGCAATGAGCCTCGCACGAACATCACGTTACGGCCAGAGGGGCAAGGCGAGGCGATCTGCTACAGCCGGACGGGCACGACGCTATACACCACGTCCGAAGGAACGCCGTGCCCGGTTACGAAGATCACGATGAAGAAGAAGGGCTAGCCGCTCTTCGCTGCATCCAACGGAAGATCAGGATCAGCGGCAGCCAGATCGGAGCCAGGACGAAGACATAGATTGCGCCTTGGGCGATGAACTGCCAAGCCGTGCCGAGGATGACCTTCGCATGCGCGAAGGTTTCATCCGTCCAGCTCGAGCCTGCTGCTCCGGCTTCGTCCCGGTAGTTCTGGGTAAGGCTGACGCCGATGGTAGCGAACGACGTCTCGTTCTTGAGGAACCGCTGCTGAGCTTCGAGGCCCTCGATCTCCATCCTCACATCACCCAGCCGCTGCTTGACGTCGAGAATGTCACCGATTCGCCACGCCTTGCGAAGGATGGTTCGATACTGCTCTTCTTCCGTGCGGAGGGTCTTTAGCCGGGCAGCGACATCCATTACCTGAGCGGTGACGTCGTCCCCGTCCAGATTCTCGCCGAGCACTTCGCCCATGCTTCGCAACTTGTCCAGTGCGGTCTCGAAGTTTCGGCTCGGCAGACGGAGGACCATCGAGGCAGTTGGCCTCTTGGGATCATCCATGTTGAGGTTGCTGGACTCGGTGTAGCCGCCGAGCGTGCGGGACAGGTTCGTCGCCTCCCCCAACCGCTTGGAGACACTGTCGACCTTGACCTTTACGTCTGCACGGCGGATGATCTCGCGGTTACCGAGGGCAGGTGCTTTGTCGGCAGGCTTCGCCTGAGGCCAGGCTTCCGCTGGGACGCGCTGTGTCCTGAAATTCGCTTCACCAGCCTGACTCTCAATGCCACCTTTCATCTTGCCCGGATGAGGCATTTCCATGTCTGGGTTTGGCGGTGCAGCGCCATCGGAGCCCAGACCTTCCACACCATTCTTGGTCCGGTCTGGCATTGCGGTCGTCCGTCCGGAAAGAGCAGCAGTCGGAGCGATATCGGCGCCCTCCGCTGCCCTGCCGCCCACGTTGGGCAGCAGTCGGCTGCCGAGCATGCCTATTCCTGCCAGCAGAACGACGCTGCCTACCGCATAGCCCCAGATTGGCAAACGGAACCGGCGTCCGGCAGAGCTGCCCTCGACCCGAGCCTGTCCCTTGACGGGCGCGTCGCTTCGAAGCGCCTTGAGTGATGCCGCTAGTGATTTCATGAATTCGACCTCCTGGCGGAGATCTGCATCCTGTTCAATCGCAGCCTGGACTTCGCGTGCACGCTCAGCCGTCAGTTCGCCATCCACGTAGGCTTTCAAGTCTTCGCGGATGCTCATCGAATGGCTCCCTCGCAAAGCTGCTCTCGCATCTTGAGGATGGCGTGATGCAGCCTCGACTTCACCGTGCCTTCCGGTACGCCCAGCACGGCGGCAATTTCGCCGTACCGGAGCCCCTCGACTTCGTGCAGGACAATAACTTCCCGGTGTTCGTCCGATAGGCGCCCAAGCGCCTGCTTGAGCATTGCCACATCGAAAGCCACCGGTTCGGCAGCCTGCTCCATCAGCACCAAATCCGGTACCAGAAACTCCCGTCGGTATCGCCGGGCGAGGTTTCGGCAGACGTTATTGGCGATGCCAAACAGCCACGTCCGGGGACTAGTGGCTTCGTCATATCGGGCAAGGGTCTGATGGGCGATCACGAATGATTCCTGGGTTGCGTCTTCGGCCCTGTCGTCGCCGATACGGCGGGCACAAAACCGGAACACGTCGGCGTAGTGCTCACGCACCCAGACGTTTATTCGCGAATCCGCGCCGTACGATCGCCGTAAGCGGCTGAACATGAACTAATTTCGATCTCCGGCAATGAATGTCTTCATGCCGGGCAATCGTTCATGAAATCGTTGAAATCGCGGTCACGCGTCCATCGCCAGATAGTCCGCATGGGTTACCGCCGCAGTCCCATGCTCGGCAAGGGTCTTTGGCGGCACGAGAAAGGCGCGGGTGCCGCTGGCCGATTTGCTCTGAATGATCTCGATCGCCTTTTGAAGCTGGTTGTCCGTCTTGGGAACTCCCGGCACGAGGTCGATGTTGGCAGGAACCCGTACATCCGGCTTCAGGCCTCCCGACACGTACTCGCCATCGACATCCACCTTGCGGCTGATGTCGCTGCCATTCGGCAGGTAGTAGCGAGCGATGGTGATCTTGGCGCTGGCGCCGTCGATCAGCTGGAAGACGTTTTGCACCGAGGCCTTGCCGTACGTGTGCTCGCCTACGATCGTGGCCAGGCGATAGTCCTGCATCACCCCGGCAAAAATCTCGGCCGCGCTTGCCGATTCCTCGTTAACGAGGACGACGACCGGATATTCCAGTCGACGCGATCGGTTGCTTTCCGTACGATGGACTTCTTCGGTACCGTCCCGATACCGCATCTTCACGACCACCGAGTCGGGTTTGAAGTTGGACAGCATCATGACCGCGGTCTTCAGCAGCCCGCCGGGATTGCTTCGCAAGTCGACGACCAAGCCCTTGATCTTCTTGTCGGTCAGCTCGTCCAGTGCGGAATCGAACTGTTCAACGGTCGTCTCGCTGAACTGGGCGACATTGATAATGCCGATCTCGGTGTCCGGAATAACCTGGCCTTCAGCCGTCGGAATGTAAACCATCGCTCGACGGATTTTCAAATCGATCGCCTTGTCGGCATTGGCTCTGACAACCGTAAGCCGAACTTCGGTGCCTTCCTTGCCACGGATCTGGGAGACGATCTTGTCGACGGGTTGTCCGGCAACGTCGTTTCCATCGACCTTTGTGATCAAGTCGCCAGGACGGAGTCCTGAACGGGCGGCAGGGCCATCCTTGAAGACGGTTGCGACCTTCGCACCCAAGGGATCGGGAGCCAGACGCGCCCCGACTCCAACGAAGTTGCCGCGGGTGTCCTGGGCAAATTCGCGAGCGATCTTGGGCTCCATGTATTGGGTGTGAGGATCGCCGAGGGAACCCATTGCCCCTTCCATTCCCGCCCACTTGAGGTCGATCTGGTCGATGGGACGGTAGTAGTCCTTGATGATTCGGTGAAACGCGTCGCTGAATTCCTGCGTGGCGGTGACCTTAGCGGTGGCTTCCGGCCTTCCGATGAGTCTGCCGATTGCTTCCTGCGAAGGTGCGGAGCCGCTACGAAGGTCCTTCCACGTAAAACCAAAAGCAAAGGCAGCGAAGAGGACGATCAAGACAATGAGCATCCTGGCGAGGTTCTTCACTTGGTTCCCTCCGATTTGGGGGCTTCATACTGGCCTATCACCAACGTGTAGCCCGAGCCGTCGCTCAAACGATAGCTTGTCGTGAATACGGCGTCATCCGGCAGAAACTTGCCTTGAATTTTTACGCCGTGGGCTTGTGCGGCTTGGGCAAAAACGGCGGCGGCGCCACGGGTGCTGTCATCCACGATCAGCGTCAACTTCACGGCGTCACCCTTGCCCTTGATCGGAAGCTCCTTGGCCCCTCCACCCTTCCTATCCCTCATTGATCCGGCCGCACCCGGAGGCAGCACCACCTCCAAACACTTCAGCATCGTGTCGGTATCGCCGGCAAAGCTGTTGCGTAGATCGAGGGTCAACACCTTGTTGTCACGAACCACCGCCTCAAGGTCGCGCTCAGCACCCTTGAAGAACCGTAACGTCATGTTCGCCTCTCTTTCTAGCGGCTTAACCATGGTCGTCTTTCGCTCGACCGATCCCCGGAACATTTGGTCGCCCCGCGCCCACTCGACGAGGACGGGCGCGCCGTTCTCGGCAAGAATCTCCTTGGCCCGCATGGGCGTCCGGTCGTTCTTGGTCTTGGTTCGGATGTCTTGTCTGAGCTGGTTCAGCTTGGCTGTGTTTCCTTCGGCCTGGAGCTTCCGTTGCTGCTCCCGCCAAGACTTCACCACTGCCGGCGAGGGAATCCACTTCCCATCGATTGACTCGATACGGTCGCCGGGTCTGATACCTGCCTTATCGGCAGGGCTGCCGGGAGCCACCGCCGTTACTTTGAGTTCGGGAACGAAGACGCTGGTGTCGGAATCGGGCGAGACCTCCTCGTCCTCTTGGGATCCGGTGCTACCCAGCTTCCTCATGTCATCGCTGAAATAAAGCATCAGCTCGACACCGATACCATCGAATTGGCCGCGCTGCTGGCGCTGAAACGCCGCAAACTGGACAGGATTCATATATTGAGACCACGGATCCACCAGGCTGGAGACCATCCCTCGAACCGCTCCCACGGCAAGTTTCGTGTCATCGCCTACCGGTTCGACGAACTCCCGTTTGATCAGGTCCATGAGCTTGAGGAAGTATTGGCCCTCTGGAACCTGAAGGTCGACATCGGAGGCAACCGGCTCCAACGAGGCCTGTAACCTTCGCTCCGGCTCGGGCCCACGGTCGATCCCTTCGCGCAGCATGTACCCGGCCAGCACGGAACCTAAGAGTCCCAATACACCGCCGGTCACGATGAGGCTTGCGTGCGCTGTCTTCATGGATTTCTCTCTATCCTAACCCGTTTTCGCATCGTTTAGGTCCTGGTCCAGCTTTTTTACGCGCCTGACATGGCGTGCCTCAAGATCTGGGCCCGTTTCCAAGAACATTCTTAGAATAGCTTCTGCCTGGACAACCTCCGTGAATCGCGCACCTAAGC contains:
- the hutU gene encoding Urocanate hydratase, with the protein product MRMLMNNLDPDVAERPEDLIVYGGTGKAARNWQCFDAIVACLRELENDETLLIQSGKPVGVFRTHDQAPRVLIANSNLVGKWSNWDHFNELERKGLMMYGQMTAGSWIYIGSQGIVQGTFETFAACADRHFGGSLERKLVVSGGMGGMGGAQPLAATMNGAAFLGIDVDPSRIEKRLKSGYCDKIAYSLDEALQMLDGNPPISVGLVGNCADVIPEMVRRGIVPDILTDQTSAHDPLNGYVPSGMTLTEAEELRQSPGEYTKRSIESMGVHVRAMLDLKRMGAVTFDYGNNIRAFAFEAGVSNAFDIPGFVPEYIRPLFCEGKGPFRWAALSGDPEDIAKTDQAVLDLFPDNASLRRWMTKAQQRIHFQGLPARICWLGYGERDKAGLKFNEMVASGQLSAPIVIGRDHLDCGSVASPNRETEGMRDGTDAVADWALLNALVNTAAGASWVSIHNGGGVGIGYSQHAGMVVVVDGTPSAAQRLERVLTSDPGMGIIRHVDAGYPEARAFASKANVKIPMG
- a CDS encoding Sulfofructose kinase, encoding MAAKLRIGMITVYGTVCLDRLRRVAKLPPLGGYAEILGEQVFLGGEAANTAVALRYWEANVEVIGNEIGDDDSGQWLRNALRDRNLSDAGIPTSSVVTPFTDIYVTPDGERTMFGMGFADMYLHSPVNAIRPRAGDWITFDPNHGIAARQAAVTARAAGMRIYALDFNGEDEPIDADTFWQSSTDWVGYRGNTQRNVEFVRKWVDRYGCYAILSDGPNGFVAGSTEHEIRHYPPFPCPKLVDSTGAGDVFRAGMLFGLSQVWSLPDCLRFASVAGCLNCRGLGATGDLPTKDEILSFVARHPGVASHYG
- the sigL gene encoding ECF RNA polymerase sigma factor SigL — encoded protein: MFSRLRRSYGADSRINVWVREHYADVFRFCARRIGDDRAEDATQESFVIAHQTLARYDEATSPRTWLFGIANNVCRNLARRYRREFLVPDLVLMEQAAEPVAFDVAMLKQALGRLSDEHREVIVLHEVEGLRYGEIAAVLGVPEGTVKSRLHHAILKMREQLCEGAIR